One part of the Lotus japonicus ecotype B-129 chromosome 2, LjGifu_v1.2 genome encodes these proteins:
- the LOC130735887 gene encoding late embryogenesis abundant protein At1g64065, translating to MAHNIQTKNSWLRYHQETAMYKPVQQEKRSSKCFVFVFAFFVFCCAILLVFASILRVRNPQLKLRSATLNQISCINSSSFNATVITYHLSIKNPNYGGFSFENSRVSVLYAGIRVGERKIHGDRVNGRGSREMNVSVNVSFAKVPVTGNLSSDINSGTLNLRSYAKFSGTVHLLKMINRRKIVEMACSMDLNLTSKAIQGVQC from the coding sequence ATGGCACACAATATTCAGACCAAAAATTCCTGGTTACGATATCATCAAGAAACTGCCATGTACAAGCCTGTCCAACAAGAAAAACGAAGCAGCAAATGTTTCGTATTCGTTTTCGCATTCTTCGTCTTCTGCTGTGCAATTCTGTTGGTTTTTGCATCCATATTGCGTGTGAGGAATCCACAGCTCAAATTAAGATCAGCTACGTTGAACCAAATCAGTTGCATCAACAGCTCTTCCTTCAACGCGACTGTGATCACGTACCATCTTAGTATCAAGAACCCAAATTACGGTGGCTTCAGTTTTGAGAATAGCAGAGTGAGTGTTCTGTATGCAGGTATCAGGGTTGGTGAAAGGAAAATCCATGGTGACAGGGTGAATGGCAGAGGAAGCAGAGAAATGAATGTTTCTGTGAACGTGAGTTTCGCTAAGGTCCCTGTTACTGGGAATCTTTCAAGTGATATTAATTCAGGGACATTGAATCTCAGAAGCTATGCTAAATTTAGTGGTACGGTTCATCTGCTGAAGATGATCAACAGGAGAAAGATTGTAGAAATGGCTTGTTCTATGGATCTAAACTTGACATCCAAAGCAATTCAGGGTGTTCAATGTTGA
- the LOC130741209 gene encoding probable membrane-associated kinase regulator 2 isoform X1, protein MEAFSLLKYWRGGGGAGPGLLLTPSSSSDTTTTISTTAAAVAQTDNTTDSSSTSDDDDDGGDDGPFFDLEFTVPDESEDGQQNPNHTHPEEEEECDEGEGEGEFKFTLSPSSNDRAASVSPSDDLFFKGKIVEVDPSSSTESTANKPQFTASLLKSATKLRVFMSGLKKPKPDSSAPNPEPTKKNHHHQHQQRVKFKVEEVPIVSLFTRDHSSRVNKPQPQNETEESSPPSVSEEKRFSKEVVMHKYLKMVKPLYVRVSRRYGEKLAAEGGERIAETVVGKGQKQGNLPARLRVVCKHLGKSRSASSAVAASPPAAAAESSKRRDDSLLQQQDAIQGAILHCKRSFNASRGCESSQLPRSVSDPLHDVSSELSRKSTTEGKDKRLPLKNEEK, encoded by the exons ATGGAAGCTTTTAGTTTGCTCAAATACTGgcgaggtggtggtggtgctgggCCTGGATTACTTCTCACACCATCCTCTTCCTCTgacaccaccaccactatttccaccaccgccgccgccgtaGCTCAAACTGATAACACAACCGACAGCAGCAGCACCAGCGACGATGACGACGACGGCGGCGATGACGGTCCTTTCTTCGACTTAGAGTTCACTGTTCCCGATGAATCAGAAGACGGTCAACAAAACCCAAATCACACCcacccagaagaagaagaagaatgtgatGAAggtgagggagagggagagttCAAGTTCACGCTGTCACCTTCAAGCAACGACCGTGCCGCTTCGGTTTCTCCTTCTGACGATTTGTTCTTCAAGGGGAAGATAGTAGAGGTGGACCCTTCTTCTTCCACCGAATCCACCGCTAACAAACCTCAGTTCACCGCTTCATTGTTGAAATCCGCCACCAAACTTCGCGTCTTCATGTCGGGTCTCAAGAAACCAAAACCTGATTCCTCTGCTCCGAACCCGGAACCAACCAAgaagaaccaccaccaccagcatCAGCAGAGGGTGAAATTCAAAGTGGAGGAAGTTCCAATCGTGTCTCTGTTCACCAGAGACCACAGCTCCAGAGTCAACAAACCGCAACCACAGAACGAAACAGAGGAGTCATCACCACCTTCGGTTTCAGAGGAGAAGCGTTTCTCCAAGGAGGTAGTGATGCacaagtatttgaaaatggtGAAGCCTCTGTACGTTCGGGTTTCTCGTAGGTACGGGGAGAAACTAGCGGCGGAGGGAGGGGAACGTATTGCGGAAACTGTTGTCGGCAAGGGTCAAAAACAGGGGAATCTCCCAGCGAGGCTTCGGGTTGTGTGCAAGCATTTGGGGAAGAGCCGTTCGGCCTCTTCGGCGGTGGCAGCTTCTCCGCCGGCGGCGGCGGCTGAATCTTCGAAGCGGCGTGATGACTCGCTGTTGCAGCAACAAGATGCGATTCAAGGGGCCATTTTACACTGCAAGAGATCTTTCAATGCCTCCAGAG GTTGTGAATCTTCTCAGTTGCCACGTTCTGTGAGTGACCCGTTGCATGATGTATCCAGTGAATTATCAAGGAAGTCTACTACTGAAGGCAAAGACAAGAGATTGCCTTTGAAGAATGAAGAAAAATGA
- the LOC130741209 gene encoding probable membrane-associated kinase regulator 2 isoform X2, translating to MEAFSLLKYWRGGGGAGPGLLLTPSSSSDTTTTISTTAAAVAQTDNTTDSSSTSDDDDDGGDDGPFFDLEFTVPDESEDGQQNPNHTHPEEEEECDEGEGEGEFKFTLSPSSNDRAASVSPSDDLFFKGKIVEVDPSSSTESTANKPQFTASLLKSATKLRVFMSGLKKPKPDSSAPNPEPTKKNHHHQHQQRVKFKVEEVPIVSLFTRDHSSRVNKPQPQNETEESSPPSVSEEKRFSKEVVMHKYLKMVKPLYVRVSRRYGEKLAAEGGERIAETVVGKGQKQGNLPARLRVVCKHLGKSRSASSAVAASPPAAAAESSKRRDDSLLQQQDAIQGAILHCKRSFNASREFWFVHVLKQVVNLLSCHVL from the exons ATGGAAGCTTTTAGTTTGCTCAAATACTGgcgaggtggtggtggtgctgggCCTGGATTACTTCTCACACCATCCTCTTCCTCTgacaccaccaccactatttccaccaccgccgccgccgtaGCTCAAACTGATAACACAACCGACAGCAGCAGCACCAGCGACGATGACGACGACGGCGGCGATGACGGTCCTTTCTTCGACTTAGAGTTCACTGTTCCCGATGAATCAGAAGACGGTCAACAAAACCCAAATCACACCcacccagaagaagaagaagaatgtgatGAAggtgagggagagggagagttCAAGTTCACGCTGTCACCTTCAAGCAACGACCGTGCCGCTTCGGTTTCTCCTTCTGACGATTTGTTCTTCAAGGGGAAGATAGTAGAGGTGGACCCTTCTTCTTCCACCGAATCCACCGCTAACAAACCTCAGTTCACCGCTTCATTGTTGAAATCCGCCACCAAACTTCGCGTCTTCATGTCGGGTCTCAAGAAACCAAAACCTGATTCCTCTGCTCCGAACCCGGAACCAACCAAgaagaaccaccaccaccagcatCAGCAGAGGGTGAAATTCAAAGTGGAGGAAGTTCCAATCGTGTCTCTGTTCACCAGAGACCACAGCTCCAGAGTCAACAAACCGCAACCACAGAACGAAACAGAGGAGTCATCACCACCTTCGGTTTCAGAGGAGAAGCGTTTCTCCAAGGAGGTAGTGATGCacaagtatttgaaaatggtGAAGCCTCTGTACGTTCGGGTTTCTCGTAGGTACGGGGAGAAACTAGCGGCGGAGGGAGGGGAACGTATTGCGGAAACTGTTGTCGGCAAGGGTCAAAAACAGGGGAATCTCCCAGCGAGGCTTCGGGTTGTGTGCAAGCATTTGGGGAAGAGCCGTTCGGCCTCTTCGGCGGTGGCAGCTTCTCCGCCGGCGGCGGCGGCTGAATCTTCGAAGCGGCGTGATGACTCGCTGTTGCAGCAACAAGATGCGATTCAAGGGGCCATTTTACACTGCAAGAGATCTTTCAATGCCTCCAGAG AGTTTTGGTTTGTTCATGTTTTGAAACAGGTTGTGAATCTTCTCAGTTGCCACGTTCTGTGA